The following coding sequences are from one Brooklawnia cerclae window:
- the dapA gene encoding 4-hydroxy-tetrahydrodipicolinate synthase, translating to MSEPILGRLMTAMVTPLDGDGAVDLKRAQQLASRLVDEQRNDCVLVNGTTGEAPTTSDEEKAALVSAVKEAIGDRAKVLAGVGTFDTAHSVELCRQAAMAGADGLLAVTPYYSLPPQDALVAHFQTLAGATDLPMVLYDIPHRAGRPIETASLLELARHRNIVGVKDAKNDIVASAQVMAQTDLAYYAGDDAKVLPLLAVGAVGVVGTSTHFTGRRTRQLLDAWLAGDRDEALRVYRALLPVYTGVFATQGVMLVKAGLAHQGFPVGGLREPLRPASDEQAAAFAAVLDAADL from the coding sequence ATGAGCGAACCGATACTTGGTCGGCTGATGACCGCCATGGTGACGCCCCTCGATGGCGACGGGGCCGTCGACCTCAAGCGGGCGCAGCAACTGGCGAGCAGGCTGGTGGACGAACAGCGCAACGACTGCGTCCTGGTGAACGGGACGACGGGGGAGGCCCCGACGACGTCGGACGAGGAGAAGGCCGCGCTGGTTTCGGCGGTGAAGGAGGCCATCGGCGATCGGGCGAAGGTGCTCGCCGGTGTCGGTACGTTCGACACGGCGCACTCGGTGGAACTCTGCAGGCAGGCAGCGATGGCCGGGGCCGACGGCCTGCTGGCGGTCACCCCGTACTACTCGCTGCCCCCGCAGGACGCGCTGGTGGCGCACTTCCAGACCCTCGCCGGTGCGACCGACCTGCCCATGGTGCTCTACGACATTCCCCACCGCGCCGGGCGTCCCATCGAGACCGCCTCGCTGCTGGAACTCGCCCGGCACCGCAACATCGTCGGCGTCAAGGACGCCAAGAACGACATCGTCGCGTCCGCCCAGGTGATGGCGCAGACCGACCTGGCCTACTACGCCGGGGACGACGCCAAGGTGCTGCCGCTGCTCGCGGTCGGCGCCGTGGGCGTCGTCGGCACGTCGACCCACTTCACCGGACGCCGCACCCGGCAGTTGCTCGACGCCTGGCTGGCAGGCGACAGGGACGAGGCCCTGCGCGTCTACCGCGCTCTGCTGCCGGTGTACACCGGGGTGTTCGCGACCCAGGGCGTGATGCTGGTCAAGGCCGGGCTGGCGCACCAGGGCTTCCCGGTGGGCGGGCTGCGCGAG
- a CDS encoding class I SAM-dependent methyltransferase produces the protein MSEIFLLNERSLATAEDFVPAPEPVRSARDEALAAGAPTPSNGVTTALTFLCRVLDAKAVVEVGTGTGTSGLAMFAGMNPDGVLTSIDSEADWQLSAKQAFGAQGIATRRFRLIPGSPLDVLNNLRDSAYDLVLINGDKLEYVEYIAQAERLLRRGGVVVANDALWHNLVADPTDESDESVIIREALAAVTGNDAFTPVLLPLGEGLLAAVRN, from the coding sequence GTGAGTGAGATCTTTCTGCTCAACGAGCGTTCGCTGGCCACCGCCGAGGACTTCGTGCCCGCACCGGAGCCGGTGCGCTCCGCACGCGACGAAGCTCTCGCCGCCGGTGCACCGACTCCGTCCAACGGGGTGACCACCGCGCTGACGTTCCTGTGCCGCGTGCTCGACGCGAAGGCCGTCGTCGAGGTCGGCACCGGCACCGGCACCTCGGGCCTGGCGATGTTCGCCGGCATGAATCCCGACGGCGTCCTCACCAGCATCGACTCGGAGGCCGATTGGCAGTTGTCGGCCAAGCAGGCGTTCGGCGCCCAGGGCATCGCCACGCGGCGGTTCCGGCTCATCCCGGGTTCGCCGCTCGACGTGCTCAACAACCTGCGCGACAGCGCTTACGATCTCGTCCTCATCAACGGCGACAAGCTCGAATACGTCGAGTACATCGCCCAGGCCGAGCGCCTGCTGCGCCGCGGCGGGGTTGTCGTCGCCAACGACGCACTGTGGCACAACCTCGTGGCCGACCCCACCGACGAGTCCGACGAGTCCGTCATCATCCGCGAGGCGCTCGCGGCCGTCACCGGCAACGACGCCTTCACCCCTGTGTTGCTGCCCCTGGGTGAGGGCCTGCTCGCAGCCGTCAGGAACTGA
- the glgC gene encoding glucose-1-phosphate adenylyltransferase, giving the protein MATPKILSIILAGGEGKRLMPLTADRAKPAVPFGGTYRLIDFALSNMVNSNLTKVAVLTQYKSHSLDRHISIAWRMSNMLGNYITPVPAQQRRGPHWFQGSADAIYQSMNLINDEDPDYIVVVGADNIYRMDFMQMVHAHIDSGLDATVAAIRVPRSEASAFGIIDSGADRVIERFLEKPSDPPGLVDSPDESFASMGNYVFTRKALVDMLEFDAHNQESKHDMGGNIIPAFVTKGDCGVYDFTDNEVPGATEKDRNYWRDVGTIDAFFDAHMDLISVVPEFNLYNNDWPILTSQMQLPGAKFTLHGTAESSIVTSGCIISGGDVDHSVLSPGVRVEDHASLDRCIVMSQARIGRNCILRNVILDKHVVVADGVHIGIDREADEARGFHVSPNGVTVVPKNAEVTLAG; this is encoded by the coding sequence ATGGCCACGCCCAAGATCCTGTCCATCATCCTGGCCGGCGGTGAGGGGAAGCGCCTGATGCCCCTCACTGCAGACCGGGCCAAGCCCGCAGTCCCTTTCGGGGGCACCTACCGGCTCATCGATTTCGCCTTGTCGAACATGGTCAACTCCAACCTGACCAAGGTCGCGGTCCTCACCCAGTACAAGTCGCATTCGCTCGACCGACACATCTCGATCGCCTGGCGCATGTCGAACATGCTCGGTAACTACATCACGCCGGTTCCGGCCCAGCAGCGTCGCGGGCCCCACTGGTTCCAGGGAAGTGCCGATGCGATCTACCAGTCGATGAACCTGATCAACGACGAGGACCCCGACTACATCGTGGTCGTCGGGGCCGACAACATCTACCGCATGGACTTCATGCAGATGGTCCATGCCCATATCGACTCCGGCCTGGACGCGACGGTCGCCGCCATCCGCGTCCCGCGCTCCGAGGCGTCCGCGTTCGGCATCATCGACTCCGGCGCCGACCGGGTCATCGAGCGCTTCCTGGAGAAGCCGTCCGACCCGCCGGGCCTGGTCGACTCGCCCGACGAGTCGTTCGCGTCCATGGGTAACTACGTGTTCACCCGCAAAGCCCTGGTCGACATGCTCGAGTTCGATGCGCACAACCAGGAGTCCAAGCACGACATGGGCGGCAACATCATTCCCGCCTTCGTCACGAAGGGGGACTGCGGCGTCTACGACTTCACCGACAACGAGGTACCGGGCGCCACGGAGAAGGACCGCAACTACTGGCGCGACGTCGGCACCATCGACGCATTCTTCGACGCGCACATGGACCTCATCTCGGTCGTGCCGGAGTTCAACCTCTACAACAACGACTGGCCGATCCTGACCTCGCAGATGCAACTGCCCGGTGCCAAGTTCACCCTGCACGGCACCGCCGAGAGCTCGATCGTCACCAGCGGCTGCATCATCTCGGGTGGGGACGTCGACCACAGCGTCCTGAGCCCGGGGGTGAGGGTCGAGGACCACGCGTCCCTCGATCGCTGCATCGTGATGAGCCAGGCGCGCATCGGCCGCAACTGCATCCTGCGCAATGTCATCCTCGACAAACACGTCGTGGTGGCCGACGGGGTGCACATCGGGATCGACCGGGAGGCGGACGAGGCCCGCGGCTTCCACGTGTCGCCCAACGGGGTGACCGTGGTGCCCAAGAACGCCGAGGTCACCCTCGCGGGATAG
- the glgA gene encoding glycogen synthase — MRVSVLTREYPPSIYGGAGVHVGQLVPRLAQLVDVDVQCMGDDRPGATAHREEYPPGANNALKVFGADLSMVASLPDVDVVHSHTWYANLAGLLGGVYKSVPHVITAHSLEPLRPWKREQLGGGYELSSWAERTAYEQADAIIGVSSAMRDDILRCYPQLDPGKVHVVLNGIDTTEFYLDEAHDFCDRFGIDLDRPSVVFVGRITRQKGLVHLVRAATRLDEGTQVVLMASSPDTEEIKQEFATAFDRLKQVKGDDAIWVSEMTPREGVRQVLSHATVFACPSIYEPLGIVNLEAMAAQTPVVASAVGGIPEVVADGKTGLLVGYDPAQADDADYVARFEEEFADRINELTRDPQRAAAMGRAGRQRCIDEFSWEKIAKQTVEVYEAAIARYHDRPGH, encoded by the coding sequence ATGCGCGTTTCCGTCCTCACCCGCGAATACCCTCCTTCCATCTATGGCGGCGCCGGTGTCCATGTGGGGCAGCTCGTCCCCCGGCTCGCACAGCTCGTCGATGTCGACGTGCAGTGCATGGGCGACGACAGGCCCGGCGCGACTGCCCACCGCGAGGAGTACCCGCCCGGCGCCAACAATGCGCTGAAGGTCTTCGGCGCCGACCTGTCGATGGTGGCGTCTCTGCCCGACGTCGACGTCGTCCACTCACACACGTGGTACGCGAACCTGGCCGGCCTGCTGGGCGGGGTCTACAAGTCGGTGCCGCACGTCATCACGGCGCACTCGCTGGAGCCGTTGCGCCCCTGGAAGCGCGAGCAGCTGGGTGGCGGGTACGAGCTGTCGAGCTGGGCCGAGCGCACCGCCTACGAGCAGGCCGACGCGATCATCGGCGTGAGCTCCGCGATGCGGGACGACATCCTGCGCTGCTACCCGCAACTCGACCCGGGCAAAGTGCACGTCGTCCTCAACGGCATCGACACCACCGAGTTCTACCTGGACGAGGCACACGATTTCTGCGATCGGTTCGGGATCGACCTCGATCGTCCCTCGGTCGTGTTCGTCGGGCGCATCACCCGCCAGAAAGGGCTCGTGCATCTGGTGAGAGCCGCCACCCGGCTGGACGAGGGTACCCAGGTCGTGCTGATGGCCAGTTCCCCCGACACCGAGGAGATCAAGCAGGAGTTCGCGACGGCATTCGACCGGCTGAAACAGGTCAAGGGGGACGACGCCATCTGGGTGAGCGAGATGACCCCCCGCGAAGGGGTTCGTCAGGTGCTCAGCCACGCGACCGTCTTCGCCTGCCCATCGATCTACGAGCCACTGGGCATCGTGAACCTGGAGGCCATGGCGGCGCAGACCCCGGTCGTGGCCTCGGCGGTGGGCGGCATCCCCGAGGTCGTGGCCGACGGGAAGACCGGGCTGCTCGTCGGTTACGACCCGGCGCAGGCCGACGACGCCGACTACGTGGCGCGGTTCGAGGAGGAGTTCGCCGACCGCATCAACGAGTTGACCCGCGATCCGCAGCGCGCGGCGGCCATGGGCAGAGCCGGCCGGCAGCGCTGCATCGACGAGTTCAGCTGGGAGAAGATCGCCAAGCAGACGGTCGAGGTGTACGAGGCGGCCATCGCCCGATACCACGACCGTCCCGGCCACTGA
- a CDS encoding DUF3117 domain-containing protein: MAAMKPRTGDGPMEVTKEGRGIVMRVPVDGGGRLVVELNAEEAASLLECLKGVVG, encoded by the coding sequence ATGGCCGCGATGAAGCCGCGTACGGGCGACGGACCGATGGAAGTCACCAAAGAGGGCCGCGGGATCGTCATGCGCGTGCCCGTCGATGGCGGCGGCCGGTTGGTGGTCGAGCTCAACGCCGAAGAGGCTGCTTCGCTGCTGGAATGCCTGAAAGGCGTAGTCGGCTGA
- a CDS encoding DivIVA domain-containing protein, whose translation MGWVFAALIVVVIGLAFVASAGRLGEMPAQVDDRPVPALPQDRPLRADDLDDLRFAVVTRGYSMDQVDAFVARLRDEMTGRTPDENTEADAPSDEGGAATEFSAPRRAQSGADDTPRWDDPDDIPGD comes from the coding sequence ATGGGTTGGGTCTTCGCCGCGCTGATCGTGGTCGTCATCGGTCTGGCGTTCGTCGCCTCCGCGGGCCGGTTGGGTGAGATGCCCGCCCAGGTGGACGATCGGCCGGTGCCCGCGCTGCCTCAGGATCGCCCACTGCGCGCCGACGACCTCGACGACCTGCGGTTCGCGGTGGTCACACGTGGATACTCCATGGATCAGGTCGATGCCTTCGTGGCCCGCCTGCGCGACGAGATGACCGGCCGAACACCCGATGAGAACACCGAGGCGGACGCCCCCTCCGACGAGGGCGGAGCGGCGACCGAGTTCTCGGCGCCGCGCCGCGCCCAGTCGGGGGCCGACGACACGCCCCGGTGGGACGATCCGGACGACATTCCCGGCGACTGA
- the dapE gene encoding succinyl-diaminopimelate desuccinylase, translating to MALPTDNLLALFRAVVDIESVSRDEARLADEVEATLGGLDHLEVLRDGNAVVARTNLGRPERVIIAGHLDTVPVAGNLPSQVSDGPGGVIVHGRGTADMKGGVTVMLWLARRLDAPARDVTWIFYDCEEIDVASNGLGRLVAHHPDWVAGASLAVLMEPTSALIEGGCQGTMRFDITTTGLAAHSARSWLGHNAIHDMAEVIDRVREFDCGEVEVDGLVFREGLNATMIQGGLAGNVIPDSCEVQINYRFAPDKTADEALALMTRWFDRWTLNVLDLSPAARPGLDEPAAADFVAAVGGEPRPKYGWTDVARFSSLGIPAVNFGPADSGKAHAVDEFCPVSDLDACAAALARWLAPAHRLV from the coding sequence ATGGCATTGCCCACCGACAACCTGCTCGCCCTGTTCCGGGCCGTCGTCGACATCGAATCGGTCAGCCGGGACGAGGCGAGGCTCGCCGACGAGGTCGAGGCCACACTCGGAGGGCTCGACCACCTCGAGGTGCTCCGCGACGGCAACGCGGTCGTGGCCCGTACGAACCTCGGACGTCCCGAGCGCGTGATCATCGCCGGGCACCTCGACACGGTGCCCGTGGCAGGCAACCTGCCCAGTCAGGTCTCCGACGGACCCGGCGGGGTGATCGTCCACGGCCGCGGGACCGCCGACATGAAGGGCGGGGTGACGGTCATGCTCTGGCTCGCCCGCCGCCTGGACGCGCCCGCCCGCGACGTGACCTGGATCTTCTACGACTGCGAGGAGATCGACGTCGCGTCCAACGGGCTGGGACGCCTCGTCGCCCATCACCCCGATTGGGTGGCGGGCGCGAGCCTGGCCGTGCTCATGGAGCCGACCAGTGCGCTGATCGAGGGTGGCTGTCAGGGCACGATGCGCTTCGACATCACCACGACCGGCCTTGCCGCGCACAGCGCGCGCTCGTGGCTCGGGCACAACGCCATCCACGACATGGCCGAGGTCATCGACCGGGTACGGGAGTTCGATTGCGGCGAGGTCGAGGTCGACGGGCTCGTCTTCCGGGAGGGGCTCAACGCCACGATGATCCAGGGCGGATTGGCCGGCAACGTGATTCCCGACTCGTGCGAGGTGCAGATCAACTACCGCTTCGCCCCCGACAAGACCGCCGACGAGGCGCTCGCGCTCATGACGCGGTGGTTCGACCGCTGGACGCTGAACGTGCTCGACCTGTCGCCCGCCGCCCGTCCGGGGCTGGACGAGCCCGCTGCGGCCGACTTCGTCGCGGCGGTCGGCGGCGAGCCGCGGCCCAAGTACGGCTGGACGGATGTGGCCAGGTTCTCGTCCCTCGGGATTCCGGCGGTGAATTTCGGCCCGGCGGACTCGGGCAAGGCACACGCGGTGGACGAGTTCTGCCCGGTGTCCGATCTCGACGCCTGTGCCGCGGCTCTCGCGCGCTGGCTCGCCCCGGCGCACAGGCTTGTGTGA
- a CDS encoding helix-turn-helix domain-containing protein: MPVETGGRVHCRLDELLAERGLTLTALADMVGITVVNLSILKNDRARAIKFSTLTAICEALGCEVGDLLVVSPAPRPA, from the coding sequence ATGCCGGTGGAGACCGGGGGCCGGGTGCATTGTCGCCTGGACGAACTGCTGGCCGAGCGCGGCCTGACCCTGACCGCGCTCGCGGACATGGTGGGCATCACTGTGGTCAACCTGTCGATCCTGAAGAACGACCGTGCTCGGGCCATCAAGTTCTCGACCCTGACCGCCATCTGCGAGGCCCTGGGATGCGAGGTCGGGGATCTGCTGGTGGTCAGCCCGGCGCCCCGGCCTGCGTAG
- a CDS encoding DUF2975 domain-containing protein, which produces MWVILVVATWPLYRLVVGIGEWIGGEPLRFTTYALVDAPAMDDPMLGPGTTAVYTGEAIFTVTDPSVLQRLAYLGPKAISWVVLAVIAVLVLRLLRRAEDGQPFTRRSLVDARWTGIMLVVYGLVLPVVRFWFLIVLLGQTRKEFAVAFSFRDITVWPMVLGAVVLALAQAIYARGLELTEDAEGLV; this is translated from the coding sequence ATGTGGGTGATCCTGGTCGTCGCCACTTGGCCCCTGTATAGGTTGGTCGTGGGAATCGGCGAGTGGATCGGCGGCGAACCTCTGCGGTTCACCACCTACGCTCTCGTCGACGCGCCTGCGATGGACGATCCGATGCTCGGTCCCGGTACCACTGCCGTCTATACGGGCGAGGCGATCTTCACAGTCACCGACCCTTCGGTGCTGCAGCGGCTAGCATATCTCGGCCCGAAGGCGATCTCGTGGGTAGTGCTGGCGGTGATCGCCGTGCTCGTCCTGCGGCTTCTGCGCCGCGCGGAAGACGGTCAGCCGTTCACCCGCAGGTCGCTGGTCGACGCGCGATGGACCGGAATCATGCTTGTGGTCTACGGATTGGTCCTACCGGTTGTCCGGTTCTGGTTCTTGATCGTCCTTCTCGGGCAGACACGTAAGGAGTTCGCGGTCGCATTCAGCTTCCGTGACATCACAGTGTGGCCGATGGTGCTCGGGGCAGTCGTCCTCGCCCTGGCACAGGCGATCTACGCTCGCGGGCTCGAACTGACCGAGGACGCGGAGGGGCTCGTCTGA
- the dapD gene encoding 2,3,4,5-tetrahydropyridine-2,6-dicarboxylate N-succinyltransferase, translated as MSELDETQDDPTTASGTTAWGWGLASVHTSGQVLDTWFPEPRLGRPDAGSEPPAMLRAHRSFDQSREVTTQVIEKVIELDAPPADTVDAYLRLHLLSHRLRKPRSINLDGIFGALPNVVWTTAGPCHAETFETVRATLRGHRGGLTVLSVDKFPRMLDYVVPGGVRVADGARVRLGAHLAEGTTVMHEGFCNYNAGTLGRSMVEGRISQGVVVGEGTDIGGGASIMGTLSGGGREMVTIGRDCLLGAESGLGISLGDNCVVEAGLYVTAGTKVGLPDGVVVKARELSGVPNLLFLRDSQSGAVVVRPRQGQGIVLNDALHSN; from the coding sequence ATGAGCGAGCTCGACGAAACGCAGGACGACCCCACGACCGCATCCGGAACGACCGCTTGGGGATGGGGGCTGGCCAGCGTCCACACGTCGGGGCAGGTGCTCGACACATGGTTTCCCGAGCCCCGGCTCGGACGCCCCGATGCCGGCTCGGAGCCGCCCGCGATGCTGCGGGCCCATCGGAGCTTCGACCAGTCGCGCGAGGTGACCACCCAGGTCATCGAGAAGGTCATCGAGTTGGACGCGCCGCCGGCCGACACCGTGGACGCCTACCTGCGTCTTCATCTGCTCAGCCATCGTCTGCGCAAGCCGCGCAGCATCAACCTCGACGGCATCTTCGGCGCCCTGCCCAACGTGGTGTGGACGACAGCCGGCCCCTGCCACGCGGAGACCTTCGAGACCGTCCGCGCCACCCTGCGGGGCCACCGCGGCGGCCTGACGGTGTTGTCGGTCGACAAGTTCCCCCGCATGCTCGACTACGTCGTCCCTGGTGGTGTACGTGTCGCCGACGGGGCCCGCGTCCGGCTCGGTGCGCATCTGGCCGAGGGCACCACCGTCATGCACGAGGGATTCTGCAACTACAACGCGGGCACGCTCGGACGCTCGATGGTCGAGGGACGCATCAGCCAGGGTGTCGTCGTCGGCGAGGGCACCGACATCGGCGGCGGCGCGTCCATCATGGGGACGCTCAGCGGCGGCGGCAGGGAGATGGTGACGATCGGGCGGGACTGCCTGCTCGGCGCGGAATCGGGCCTGGGCATCTCGCTCGGCGACAACTGTGTGGTCGAGGCCGGGCTGTATGTGACGGCCGGGACGAAGGTGGGGTTGCCCGACGGTGTCGTCGTCAAGGCTCGTGAGCTCAGCGGCGTCCCGAATCTCCTGTTCCTGCGCGATTCCCAGTCCGGAGCTGTGGTCGTCAGGCCACGCCAGGGGCAGGGGATCGTCCTGAACGACGCGTTGCACAGCAACTAG
- the dapC gene encoding succinyldiaminopimelate transaminase, translated as MTSRWTRVSAKLPVFPWDTLAGAKTTAAAHPDGLVDLSVGTPVDPTPAIAREALASASDAPGYPATWGTPELRTAIASYMTNRWGSVDLPDRSVLPVIGTKEVVAWLPSQLGLGPDDLVVIPTVAYPTYDVGARIAGCRVQLCDDPDEVEGRASLIWINYPSNPHGAMADDTLLARWIARARADGALLASDECYAEFGWDAEPSSVLRADLCEGSPEGLLVVGSLSKRSNLAGYRAGYVVGDGDAVSELLEVRRNSGLMVPTPVQAAMVAVLGDQTHVEEQRARYLRRRQVLGEALSTAGFRIDRSEGSLYLWATRGEDCRASVQWLAERGILVAAGDFYGPSGTQHVRVALTATDERVDAAADRLKG; from the coding sequence GTGACCAGCCGCTGGACGAGGGTCTCGGCGAAACTACCGGTCTTCCCCTGGGACACTCTCGCAGGGGCGAAGACAACCGCTGCGGCGCATCCCGACGGATTGGTGGACCTGTCCGTCGGGACGCCCGTGGATCCCACCCCGGCGATCGCACGAGAAGCCCTGGCATCCGCGTCCGATGCCCCCGGGTACCCGGCGACCTGGGGAACCCCCGAGTTGCGTACCGCGATCGCCTCGTACATGACGAATCGCTGGGGCTCGGTCGACCTGCCCGATCGCAGCGTGCTGCCCGTGATCGGGACGAAGGAGGTCGTGGCCTGGCTGCCCAGCCAACTCGGTCTCGGCCCCGACGACCTGGTCGTCATCCCCACCGTCGCCTACCCGACCTATGACGTCGGCGCCCGCATCGCCGGATGCCGCGTCCAACTGTGCGACGACCCCGACGAGGTCGAGGGCCGAGCGTCCCTGATCTGGATCAACTACCCCAGCAATCCCCATGGGGCTATGGCGGACGACACTCTGCTCGCGCGTTGGATCGCCCGCGCCCGCGCCGACGGCGCACTGCTGGCCAGTGACGAGTGCTACGCCGAGTTCGGTTGGGACGCGGAGCCGTCGTCCGTGCTCCGCGCCGACCTGTGCGAGGGCTCACCCGAGGGGCTCCTGGTGGTCGGCTCGCTGTCGAAGCGGTCCAACCTCGCCGGCTACCGCGCCGGATACGTGGTCGGTGACGGCGACGCGGTCTCCGAGCTGCTCGAGGTGCGGCGCAACTCCGGGCTGATGGTGCCGACGCCGGTGCAGGCCGCGATGGTCGCCGTCCTCGGCGACCAAACTCACGTGGAGGAGCAGCGCGCCCGTTACCTGCGCCGACGCCAGGTGCTTGGGGAAGCGCTTTCCACCGCCGGATTCCGAATCGACCGTTCAGAGGGTTCGCTCTACCTGTGGGCGACGCGCGGCGAGGACTGCCGCGCCAGCGTCCAATGGCTCGCGGAACGCGGCATTCTCGTGGCGGCCGGTGACTTCTACGGCCCGTCCGGCACGCAGCACGTGCGCGTGGCCCTGACGGCGACCGACGAGCGCGTCGATGCCGCCGCCGACCGGCTCAAGGGCTGA
- the fdxA gene encoding ferredoxin, with product MTYVITLPCVDVKDRACVDECPVQCIYEGDRTLYIHPDECVDCGACEPVCPTEAIYYEDDLPSEMRDWRDINAKFFTDLGSPGGAAQLGPTGSDEPRVAALPPQGE from the coding sequence ATGACGTATGTCATTACTTTGCCCTGCGTAGACGTGAAGGATCGCGCCTGCGTGGACGAATGTCCAGTGCAGTGCATCTACGAGGGAGACCGCACCCTCTACATTCATCCGGACGAGTGCGTCGACTGCGGCGCATGTGAGCCGGTGTGCCCCACCGAGGCCATCTACTACGAGGACGACCTGCCCTCCGAGATGCGTGATTGGCGCGATATCAACGCCAAGTTCTTCACCGATCTCGGCTCTCCCGGTGGTGCCGCCCAGCTCGGCCCGACCGGATCCGACGAGCCACGGGTCGCGGCGCTGCCGCCCCAGGGCGAGTGA
- a CDS encoding VanW family protein: protein MPATTSTHPGRSRGRRPVVIASIIAGSLIVLLGIAYVVAHVLAQSAAPRNASVNGVAIGGLTSDEAVSKLTAELGPADSAAFTLTGQDGQSATIVPADAGLTVDYRATVRHAGVGAGWDPRDLIHVLTGGGETSPVVTVEQDELSSALAGVADAFVREPVDAGLSLAGTEVVRTPAVPGTALDDDATAQTVEDAWRAAVDRPVTDPREPFSVGAELATATPRITDEVADEVAADLATTLRPITVTTPHGQVTVTAEQLASVTDVTATDGALSATVDLGKLYDTDTVITDELTVVEPQDASVELRDGVPTVVPAVDGQSVTREAFVQGLEGVSDDPEPREVALEVTGVPAGFTTQDAENLGIREVVGEFTTYFPASQYRNTNLGLAAAGIMNTLVKPGETFSLAEATGPRDASTGYVDGAVLVGDHLEYVVGGGVSQVATTTYNAAFFAGMTDIEHHPHTQYFSRYPAGREATVYEGVLDLQFRNDTPYGVLMEAWITPSIPGEGSITVRVWSTQYYDSVTATTPETWNYVNGTTKTSDSAECVPQSAAPGFDVSYQRILVLGGQQSTEDYFWRYSPIDQITCTAS, encoded by the coding sequence ATGCCGGCCACCACATCCACCCACCCCGGCCGATCACGCGGGCGCCGCCCGGTCGTGATCGCGTCGATCATCGCGGGCAGCCTCATCGTCCTGCTGGGAATCGCCTATGTCGTCGCCCACGTCCTCGCGCAGAGCGCGGCCCCGCGCAACGCCAGTGTGAACGGCGTGGCCATCGGCGGCCTGACGAGCGACGAAGCCGTCAGCAAGCTCACAGCCGAGTTGGGCCCGGCCGACTCCGCAGCCTTCACTCTCACCGGCCAGGACGGCCAGAGCGCGACCATCGTCCCGGCCGATGCCGGGCTGACCGTCGACTACCGGGCAACGGTGCGCCACGCCGGCGTCGGTGCCGGCTGGGACCCCCGCGACCTCATTCACGTGCTGACCGGCGGCGGCGAGACCTCGCCGGTGGTCACCGTCGAACAAGACGAGCTCTCCTCGGCGCTCGCCGGCGTCGCGGACGCCTTCGTCCGCGAGCCCGTGGACGCCGGGCTCTCGCTCGCCGGCACCGAGGTCGTCCGCACCCCTGCCGTGCCCGGGACCGCCCTCGACGACGATGCCACCGCGCAGACGGTGGAGGATGCCTGGCGGGCCGCCGTGGATCGTCCGGTGACCGACCCGCGCGAGCCCTTCAGTGTCGGGGCGGAGCTGGCGACGGCTACGCCGCGGATCACCGACGAGGTCGCCGACGAAGTGGCAGCGGATCTCGCAACGACGCTCAGGCCGATCACGGTGACGACCCCGCACGGCCAGGTGACCGTCACGGCGGAGCAGCTGGCGTCCGTCACCGATGTCACGGCGACCGACGGCGCGCTGAGCGCCACCGTCGACCTCGGGAAGCTCTACGACACCGACACCGTCATCACCGACGAGCTCACCGTCGTCGAGCCGCAGGACGCGTCCGTCGAACTCCGCGACGGCGTGCCCACGGTGGTGCCGGCGGTGGACGGCCAGTCGGTGACCAGGGAGGCGTTCGTCCAGGGCCTCGAAGGCGTGTCGGACGATCCCGAGCCGCGCGAGGTCGCGCTCGAAGTGACCGGCGTGCCCGCCGGATTCACGACCCAGGACGCCGAGAACCTCGGCATCCGCGAGGTGGTGGGGGAGTTCACGACCTACTTCCCGGCCTCGCAGTACCGCAACACCAACCTCGGGCTGGCAGCCGCAGGCATCATGAACACCCTCGTGAAACCCGGCGAGACGTTCAGCCTCGCGGAGGCCACAGGCCCGCGCGACGCGTCCACCGGCTATGTCGACGGCGCGGTGCTGGTGGGCGACCACCTGGAGTACGTGGTGGGTGGCGGGGTCTCCCAGGTAGCGACGACGACCTACAACGCGGCGTTCTTCGCGGGCATGACCGACATCGAGCATCACCCGCACACGCAGTACTTCAGCCGCTACCCCGCGGGACGCGAGGCCACCGTCTACGAGGGCGTCCTCGACCTGCAGTTCCGCAACGACACGCCCTACGGCGTCCTCATGGAGGCGTGGATCACACCGTCCATACCCGGTGAGGGCTCGATCACCGTCCGCGTGTGGTCGACCCAGTACTACGACTCGGTGACGGCGACCACGCCCGAGACGTGGAACTACGTCAACGGCACCACCAAGACCTCCGACAGTGCCGAATGCGTCCCCCAGAGCGCCGCGCCGGGCTTCGACGTCAGTTACCAGCGAATTCTGGTGCTGGGAGGGCAACAAAGCACCGAGGACTACTTCTGGCGCTACTCGCCGATCGACCAGATCACGTGTACGGCATCCTGA